In Jilunia laotingensis, the genomic window TTGTTTTTATGGAAAATAATAGTTTACTTTGTGGAGAATAATATTTCCCAAAAACACATCAAAATGGAAAATAAAAAAGCAGTTAAGTTAACCGATTTTCAAAAGAACGAAGAAAATCCTTTTATGAAACAAGCTATAGAAGGTATTGAAAATCATGTTGTTAAAAAGTATAAGAGTAATAGTGGTGGCGATAAGAGAGCCGTAGTAGCTTTAGCCGACACTGAAACTGGAGAAGTGTTTAAGACTTCGTTTATCCGTCAAATAGAAGTAGATGAAGAACAATTCACTAAATTGTATCTTTCTAACTTTGCTGCATTCTTTGACCTATCACAAGCAGCTATTCGGGTTTTTGGTTACTTTATGACCTGCATGAAACCCAAAAATGATTTAATCATCTTCAATAGAAAAAAATGCCTAGAATATACCAAATACAAAACAGACAAAGCCGTTTATAAAGGACTTGCAGAACTTGTAAAAGCTGAAATCATAGCCCGAGGACCAGCCGATAATCTTTGGTTTATTAATCCTCTGATAGTATTCAATGGTGACCGAGTGACATTTGCTAAAACATACGTTCGGAAAAAGACTTTAGCTGCCCAAAAGAAAGAAGAAGCAGAGAAACGACAATTATCACTTGGCTTTGATGAACAGTAACACTCCATTGAGTGAAGCTGCCGTTTGGTCGCTCCCCCTTTGGGGGCGGGGGGGGGGATAGATAAAGTTCCTCTATGTAAAGTTATAATGGGGGATGAAAGGCAAGGTTCGCTAACCTTACCCCGATTGTTTATGCTTCCCAGCATTCAATCTATCCCCGTTTATGGGTTTCTCTTTCACCCTACAAAGATAACCTCATGGGGGAAAAATGTCCAAGAATATGGGGTAAAAACTATCAAGTCGGTAGAAAATAAGTATCTTTGAAGTACATTTTTAGTAGAGGTACTGGTATGCCTAGACGAAGCAGATAGGCAAAAATAAAGCCGCTGGAGATGTCGGATGTCCGTCAATTAACTCCAGCGGCTTGTATTTTGGTAACTCTCCCGTATCGGTCGGCTACCGTTTGGTCAGCAACAAAGGTAGTACTTTATTGTCGCAAATCCAAATGTTTTCCCCTTTATTTGTGCATTTACAGAACATTTGCTAACTTCGCACCTATGCAGTATGGTGATAGCACACTAGCACCCTAAAGGGTGCGTGTGTAAGGGGACAAGCCCCCTTAACCCCCTGTCAGCCGGCTGTCACCGGCTGTTATCGATTGTCACAAAAATGTTAACTTATGGGAGCAACAAGTATTCATGTACAAGCAGTGAAGCCGGGGAGTGAGATTCACAACTTTAGGGAAAAAGAGTTGGACTATGTTCGTCCCGAACTTAGTCATTTGAATGAAAGCTGGGTTGGAGATAGCATCTCCCATCGGCTGGAAAGTGCGAAACAAAGATATCTCGATACGGTTGGGCAGAAGATGCAGGCTAAAGCCGCACCCATACGAGAGGGAGTAATAGTAATCAAACAAGAAACCACCATGCAGGAACTCCAGCAGTTTGCCACGGTCTGCAAAGAACGTTTCGGTATCGAAGCATTTCAAATCCATATACACAA contains:
- a CDS encoding replication/maintenance protein RepL, which gives rise to MFLWKIIVYFVENNISQKHIKMENKKAVKLTDFQKNEENPFMKQAIEGIENHVVKKYKSNSGGDKRAVVALADTETGEVFKTSFIRQIEVDEEQFTKLYLSNFAAFFDLSQAAIRVFGYFMTCMKPKNDLIIFNRKKCLEYTKYKTDKAVYKGLAELVKAEIIARGPADNLWFINPLIVFNGDRVTFAKTYVRKKTLAAQKKEEAEKRQLSLGFDEQ